Within Desulfobacter sp., the genomic segment CCATAAAAACGCTGAACGGTGGTGGTTCGCCTCCTGATACCTTTGTCACCTAAAATATCTCAGGGGCACCTTATGATCTTGCCAAGGGCGGGGCGGGTGCCCCTGAGACATCAGCATCAGGACAGCCACTTCATTTTTTTAACGGCCTGGTAAATCCGGTTGATGGTCTTGCCGTAGGGCGGGGTCAGGGCCAGGGTCACCCGGGACTGCCTGAAAACCGGACGGAGTTTCGAAAACTCCACAAACCCTTCATACCCGTGGTAATGGCCCATGCCGGAATTGCCGATGCCGCCGAAGGGGATATCGTGCTGGGCCACATGGAGGGCGCAGTCATTTATGGTCACCCCTCCGGAACGGGTGGCGGCGATGACCCGGTCCGCCAGGTGACGGTCATTGGTGAACAAATAGAGCCCCAGGGGGCGCTCCCGGTCATTGATATACCCCATGACTTCTTCAATGGTGTCATAGCAGAAAACGGGAAGGACAGGACCGAAAATCTCTTCCTGCATAATCCGCATTTCATCGGTCATCCCGGTGACCAGGCAGGGTGAAATCTTACGGGTTTCCACATCCGCCATGGGACCGTCCAGAAGATTGATGATTGCCGCGCCTTTATCCCGGGCATCTGCCAGTGTTTCGGACAGCCGTCCAAAGGCCCTGTCATCAATAATACAGGTATAATCCTTCACCGCCATGGCGGGATAGCGGTGCCGGACCACCTCTTTCGCCCTGGCAACAAAGGCATCCATTTTATTTTTCGGCACAAAGAGATAATCCGGAGCAACGCAGGTCTGGCCGGCATTCATCAGCTTGGCAAACATGATCCGCTCCACGGCGAGCCCAAGATCAAAATCATCGGCAATGATGGTGGGGGATTTCCCTCCCAGTTCCAGGGTCACCGGGGTGAGGCTGGCAGCGGCGGTTTTCATCACGGTTTTTCCCACATTGGGAGACCCGGTGAAGATGATGTGGTCGAAGGGGAGGCTGGAAAATTCCCCTGCCCCGGCACCGGGCACAAAGGAAACATACTCACGGGAAATCTTTTCTGAAAATAGCCGGTCCAGAAGACGGCAGAGATTCTGGCTGTTGGTGGCCTGTTTCACCATCACCCGATTGCCTGCAGCCAGGGCGGAGGTCATGGGGCTGAGGGCCAGAAAAAGGGGATAGTTCCAGGGGGTGACGATGCCCACCACCCCCTTGGACTGTGGAATCACCCGGTTTTTTCCGCCGGCGAACACCAGGGATACGTGGCGCCTCTGGGGTTTCATCCATTTCTTCAGCCGCTTCCGGGTATACCTCAGTCCCATGAGCGAGGGGGTGATTTCCAGAATTTTGGTTTCGTGGACGGACCGGTTGCCGAAATCCTCGGATACGGCCTCACAGATTTCCCTGTCATTTTCCAGGAGAATGGTCTCGATGGTGCTGAGCAGTTCCATCCGCTTTTGGCGGGGGATCTCTGGAGAATCCAGGCAAGCGGCCCTCTGGGCCTGGAACAGGGTCTGAACATTACTGGCATTCATTTGTGCATCAGAATAGGTCATCATTTGCTCCTTGGGCATCTTCCCCGCAACTCCTTGGCAAGAGAGAGTATAGGCATTAACAAAAGGAATGTACAGCCCTTTCGGCGCTGGCCAATGCACCTTCAAGGTAGCCGCCGAATTCGTCTGCGGTTTCAGTGCCTGCAAAGTGAAGGCTCTTGTCCCAGATGCTGGTTTTTCCGGAAGGCGGCAGGAATTCCGGATGGTTATGGGCGGAGCGCTTGTCATATTCGGTGGCGGTGAATTCTTCCTTTGCCCAGTCTTTGTAATAAACGGAAACCGGCTCTCCGGCCTCCTCACCGTAGACACTGGCCAGCTGGGAGAGGATGGCGTTCACCATGGCATCCTTATCCCTGCGCCGCAATGCCGGGATGCCCAGAAACCCGGTCAGGCCGTACGGGGTGTTATCCATGCCGGATCCGTCATGGATTTCCCCCAGGGGGCCGCAGAGGCTGAAACCCTGTCCTGACAGGCCTGATGTCCGCCATTTTGCCTTATCGTAAAGGGCAAAAAATTTTGCATGCCCCGCCATCCAGGTACTGGCCCTTAACATGGCCTGGCTGAGGCCGTGGGAAAGATCGGGGGTAAACAGGATGGAACGGGCGGCCAGGCGCGGCGGCAGCGCCAGAATAATTCTGTCGGCCACAAGCCTGCACCGGGGTGTTTCGTCAAGCCGTCCCACAATGACCAGGAGACCGCTGTCCTGACGTTGAATCTCGCAGACCGGGTGGTCCAGCCGGACGGTATCTGCGGGCAGATTGGCACACAGCCCTTGGATCAGGGAAATCATCCCCCCTTCAAGCCGCCAGCCGGCGGGCTCCATTGGACAACCTGCAACGGTTTCGGAATGGCCGTCCTTGGCCTGGAACCGGCACAGGCCGCTTTCAAACTGGGGATACGCTTTCAGTCCCATGGCCTTTACCAGCCCGCTGACCCTGGGATTGATCATGGGCCAGTACCAGGATGGCCCTAGGTCGGCAAAAAACCCCTTATGGGCCGGGCATAAGATTCTGCCCCCCACCCGGGACCGGGCTTCAAGCACGATAAATTTTTCCTGTTTTGCCGCCAGCAGCGAAGCGGCATAGATCCCGCTGAGGCCGGCCCCGATGATAATGGTATCAATTTTTTCGGTACGCATAATTGTCTTTTGGTCCTTGGTTTGATCAGCCCCCCGTCAAACCGCCTGTTCTCCATAAGCGTTATGCGCCTGTTCATTCTAAAAATCAATATTTTTTAAACCAGCCGCCCGAGCCGGGAAACCGGTCAAACACCTTCCCTAAAATTCAGCCCTTTGAAACCGATTGTCCCAGATGCTGACTGAGCAATCGGGCGTTCTCAAGGGCTTCCTGGCTGTCATAGGCATCCAGTGCCGTCCTGACCTTGCGGTCGAGATCCTTTTCAACATCGGAATCAAGGCGGCAGGCCACAGCCTCCCATAATTCCACGGACCTGGGCAGGTCAAGCTCAACCTCTGCCATAAACGCATCAATTAACTGCGCCATCCCCTGTTTCCGGTTCTGTGCCGCTTCGCCGGTCAGCGGCACCGGTGCCCCCTTGTCGGCTGTCTTCACCTTCAATTGCCCCAGGGGTTCCATGACTTCATTAAAGGCATTTACAAATGCTGAAAGGCTGGCCTCCGGCAATTTATCCATTCCGGCTTTAATTTGTTCCTCCAGGTATGATGCCGCCGTATGCAGTTCCCCGGCACCGATGTTTCCCGCCACCCCCTTTATGGTATGAACCCGCCTGGCAGCGGTTTCAGCATCTCCGGTTTCCAGGGCATTTAAAATCCCATCCAGGGCATCGGCCTGTTCATGGCAAAATCTTGTGAGAATCCTGTAATATGCCATTTTGTTCCCCCCGGTCCGGGCAAGTCCCCCGCTGATATCAATGCCAGGCAGGTCGCCGGGCAGATCACTATCCTGTTCAGGCGCCTCTGCGGAGGCATGCACGTCCCTGGTTTCATCTCCTTCCAAGGGTTCAATCCATTTGACCAGTGCGGAAAAAAGCCGGTCCGGATTGATGGGTTTGCTCAAATAATCGTTCATCCCTGCGCCAAGGCATTTTTCCTTTTCCCCGGCCATGGCATGGGCCGTCATGGTGATGATCGGAATCTGCCCTGACCGTCCGGGCAGTTCCCGTATTTTCCGGGTGGCCGTATACCCGTCCATCACCGGCATCTGAATATCCATGAGGACAGCGGCAAACCCGTTTGAAGCGCCCTGCTCCCTGCCCCGGCGGCTGCAGGCCGTCAGTATCTCCACAGCCTGTTCACCGGTATCCGCGATCTCAACCGCAAAGGACTGGCTTTTCAATAATTCAGCCGCCACCTCCTGGTTGATGGGATTATCTTCCACCAGAAGGATTCTGGCTCCCCTGATTTTCTTGAGACGGGCGGTGTCAAAGGGCATCTTTTCAGGCATCACGGCCCCGTGGCTGGGGTCCGTTCCGGCCGTATCCGTTTGACGCTGCACCACCCCGAATTCACAGGAAAAGCTGAAACAGCTTCCCCGGCCGCACTCGGTTTTCAGCTCTATGTTTCCGTTCATCAGTTCAACCAGGCGCCTGCAGATGGAAAGGCCCAGGCCGGTCCCCCCGTATTTTCTGGTGGTGGTGCCGTCGGCCTGGACAAATGAAGTGAAGAGGTTATCCGCCTGGGCACTTGTCATGCCGATGCCGGTATCGGTCACGGCAAACCTGAGCCGGGTCCGCCCTTTTGGCAGGCCTCTGGCCCCTGTCTCCACCCCCGCAGTGATCCGGACCCAACCGGTTTCCGTGAATTTGACGGCATTATCGGCCAGGTTCAATATGACCTGGCCCAGGCGCAGGGGGTCACCGGACAGGTCTTCCGGCACCCCGTTCTCGATTTCAAGATCAAAGGAAAGTCCCTTTTCCCTGGCTCTGGGCCCGATCAGCCCCTCCACATCCCCCAAAACCTCCCCGAGTTTGAAATCGATGGATTCCAGAGAGAGCTTTCCCGCCTCTATTTTTGAAAAATCCAGGATATCGTTGAGCAGCCTCAGCAGTGATGCAGAGGCCACCCTGATTTTCTCCAGGAATCCACGCTGCCGGCCGGTAAGTTCTGTGAGCAGGACAAGGTCCGTCAGCCCCATGATGGCATTCATGGGCGTCCGGATTTCATGGCTCATATTGGCCAGAAACTCGCTTTTAAACCGGTCAGCAATCTGGATTTTCCGGTTCATGGCCACCAGATGCCGGTTCCAGAAAAATACAGCACCGAAAACCAATATCCCGCCCATGAAGATTTTCCAGATAAAGGAATAATCAAAATTCTGCTCATATTTTACTGCAATCCATTTATTGTATATGCCCTGGCGTTCTTCCGTGGTCACGGATCTCACGGCTTTGTCCAGGATGCCCAGCAGTTGGGGATCGTCCTTTCTCACCCCCATGGAAAGGGACCATTCAATGTCGAATTTGCCGTTGATTTTAAGATCATACCCCCCCATTTTCCGGATCTGGTGGGCCAGTGCGGGGACACTGTCCAGAAAACCGAAGAGGGATCCCTGACGGACCATGGCCAGGCCATGGCCCACGGTATTGGCCTCCACAAGACCGATACCGGGATATCTTGAGCGGAGCAGTTCCCCCAGCGCATATCCCTTAACCACCCCCAGGGGTTTATCCAAAATTCTGTCCAGGCTCTCCACAAAGGGTTCCTGGGCCCGGGTCGCAACAACGATGGGGAATGTCATCAACGGGACGGTAAAGCTCATATACCTGCTGCGTTCCGGCGTGGCCATGGCCAGGGGCCAGACATCACATTTTCGTTCCCTGCCGTATGTCATGCTCTGCAGCCAGGTTCTTGTGGGTTCAAGGATAAAGGGTTTGTCAATCCGGTTGGATATCAGGCTGACAAAATCCGCCCCCATCCCTTCATGCTCCCCCTTGGCATTGATGCATTCAAAGGGCATCCAGTCGGGATCAACGGCAATCCGTATCGGTCCCCGGCTGTCCAGATAGGCATATTCACCGGGAAGAAGGTCCAGCTTCATGTCACCTTCTTCACGGCCCAGCCACTTTGTCCTGAGTTCGGCCATCTCCTCCTGGGTGACAGCGGCCATGGCCTTTTCAAATAATTGATAAAGCACCGGCCGGTCCCGTCTCACCAGGATATGCAGGGATTTTGGGGAGTGGCGGTCAAACTCGGTAAACCGCTCGGAGATACGCAGGTCTGTGAGCAGATTCTTTTTGATGTGATAACGGGCCACGGCACCGATTTCAATGGTGGCATGGGCCTCCCCTTTGTTTACCGCCTCAAATGCCTGGTCCATATTATCAACGGCAAGAATATGGACGGCAGGATGATGCACCTCCAGGAATGATTTCGTAACCCATCCCGCCGGCAGGGCAACGGTTTTGCCGTATAAATCCTGCACATCTTTCACCCCGGGCGAGTCCCGGTGGATGACAAAATGATTCCGGCTGTTAAAATAAGGGGCGGTAAACAGGCCTATTTCAGCCCGTTCCGGCGTTTTCCAAAGGGAATGGATCACATCGATATCCCGGCGTTGGAACATCTCCAGCAATTGGGCCCAGGTATAGCCGTTTACAAACTCTAAAGAGACACCGATCCGCTTTGCCATGAGTCGGAGCAAATCAATGCTGAACCCCTGGGCCTGGCCGCCGATGGCAAAATCAAAGGGCGGCCATTCCAACTCATTGCTTACCCTGACCACGGGATGTTTTCTCAGGTAAGCCAGTTCCCTGGGGGTGAGCTGAACCTTTCTGTTGATGCCTGCCCCCCATTTGTTCTCCAATGCCCTGATTTCATCATCATCCATGAGACGCATGGCTTTTTTTACAAGCCGGTGGAGTACTGGCCAGTCATTGCGTATACCGATATGATGTGATGCCGGCACCTCCTGGTCATCGCCGGTATGAAAATCAAAGGCCAGGGCAATATTTTTAATATCGTTATCTTGGGCCAGGTAGAATATATGGAGGGGATCGCCCAATATGGCATCCAGCCGGCCAGATGCCAGATCACGGATCAGCCCAAGTTCGTCTTCACCCTCCTCAAGCAAGAGCCCGGGAACCCGCTTTCTGGCCGCCGGCAGGTAATCGTCCCCCTTCAGAATCCCCACTTTTCTTCCCTTCAGTGTTTCAAGGGTAAGGGCGTTCTGGGCATCGTTCCGGACAAAAACACTGAGCCGGGCCCGGGTGTAGGGCGGGGTAAACAATGTAAAGGGCTCCCGTTCCGTGTTCCGGTAAAAGTCGGGCATGATGTCGATCTGCTTTTGTTTAAACATCTCCAGCAATTCCGCCCGGGTATGGCCGTCTATGAATACCGGTTCTATCCCCAGAATCTCGGCCATCCGCTGGAAATACTCGATGGCCAGCCCCTTGGGTTTTCCATATTTGTTGAAATTATAGGGTGCCCAGTTCATTTCATTGGCAACCCTGACCCTTGGATGGCGTTTAAGCCATAATGCCTCCCCTGGGGTGAGGGATACGCGGACGGATTCAGGCGGTGCCCCATGGTAGATAAATCCGGCCAGCAGTCCTTTTTCCCCCATGGGAGACCGGTCCAGTTCCATATAGGTTTGCCCATTGCTCCGGATGACCCGGGACTCCAACTGACCCAAACCGGCCAGGCCGGGAAAGATTACCGAACGAAAAAGGGCCGCATCTTTTTCCATTTGGCTGCGGCTTGTATCCGGTTGATAGGTATCCATGATCAGGTCAATGACTTCATGGGTGTGGGTCAGGGTATACTGCCACCCCTTCAGGCTTGCCCGGCGGAAGACCGCGGCTTTTTCCTGATTGAGGCTTAAAAAGCGGGCGGAGCTAAACAAGAGATCCACCGTCAGCCCTTTGGAGGAATGCCGGTAAATAAACCCCATGATCACCGGCTTTTCTCCGTCCGGCCGGTATTGGTTCAGCCGGGCCGGATCCACCGGACCGGAAGCAAACTGGTCGAAAACACGTTCTGAACCAAGGATGCCGAAATCCGCATCTCCGGCGGCAACGGCTCCGGCCACATCCGCTCCGGGTCCTCCTTCCAGAATCAGAACATCCAGCCCGGCCTTCCGGTAAAAGCCCTTTTCCTTTGCCGTATAATACCCGGCAAATTGGAACTGATGTGGGGCGGAGAGCTGGAGGGTCACCACCTGGGGCTGCCCGGCCAGGGCCGGGGGAACCATAAATGGAATCAGGGCGAAAAAAACAGGCAGGGCCGCAAGTATCATCATTCCCCAATGCCTATGCCGCCTGAATTCTGGCATCCATCTATCCTTCAGCGCCGGAGATCCGGTTCCTGCCTTCGCCCTTGGATTTATAAAGCATTTCATCGGAGAGTCCCAGAAGGTGGGCCGGGGTTTGCCCCGGGCTTCCCGGGATGGCAGAGGCCGCTCCGGCACTGATGGTTACCCGGGAATCGACCAGGGATGCCTCATGGGGAATACCCAGGCCATATACGGCCGCCCTCATTTTTTCAGCCACCCGCAAAGCGCCCTCAATGCCTGTGCCGGGCAGCACCGCTGCAAATTCCTCTCCGCCGTACCGGCAGAGGCGGTCTCCGGGCCGCTCAATACAATTATTCATGCAGTCAGCGATGGCTTTAAGGCATTCATCTCCTCCGGCATGGCCGTAACGGTCATTGAATGTCTTGAAATAATCAATATCCATCATTACCAAGGCCACCGGATCCTCATAACGGGCCGCCCGGTTCCATTCCTTGGCCAGGATTTCGTCGAATTTCCGCCGGTTGTATATTCCTGTGAGCCCGTCCAGGGAAACCATGCGTTCCAGCATATCTGTTTTTTCCTTGAGGCTGATATGGGTGTTCACCCTTGCCTTGACGGTGACAGGGGTAAAGGGCTTTGTGATATAGTCCACCGCCCCGAGGCTGAAGGCCTTTGCCTCATCCATGGGTTCGGACAAAGCAGTGATAAAAATCACGGGGATATCCTTTGTCCGTTCATTGGCCTTGAGGCGGCGGCAGACCTCATAACCGTCCATCCCGGGCATCATGATATCCAGCAGAATCAGGTCGGGCAGTGTTTTCCCGGCTGTTGCAAGCGCACGCTGGCCGTCCCTTGCCACCCCTATTTTATAGTCAGCGGTCAGCAGCGATATCAGAATATCGATGTTTTCCGCCGCATCATCCACGATCAGGAGTTTATGTTTATTTTTCACCGTCCCCTCCTTCCATCCGGTTTAAGCTGATCCCGAGGATGCTGGCCAGTCCTGCGGCGGCCTCAACGGCGGCCCCTGTATCATAGTCCTCCAGGGCCCTGCCCATGCATTCCAGTTCACTGGCCCCCCCTTTATTTTCCAATCCTTTCTTTTTCGTCTCTTTTGCCAGCCGCCCGAACAATCCCCGGGCCGCCATAATATCCACCTCCACCTGTTTGATAAATTCCCTGAGAAGATCTTCCGGTTCACAAGCATCCACCGCCGGCCCTGAATGGTCGTATCCTTCCTTTCGACCACTTTTCCGCAGCTGTTCTTCAAGGGCGGAAAGGGAATCAAGGACCTGGCTGAAGGCGGCGGCAAAATCATTCCATACGGGTTCCATGTTTTTTGGATTCTCTTTTATGGCCGTCTCAAGTGCCACCGCCTTTTTATGGAGCCGGGCGGCGCCGATATTTCCTGCCACCCCCTTGATGGAGTGAACCAGAGCGGCCATTTTCTCAACATCATTTTCAGCCGCCGCGGTTTCAAGATCTGCCAGAAGCCTGCCCTGGTCCTTTGGAAACCGAAGCAGAATCTTTGCAACGGCCTCCTGGTTCCCGGCCACCTTTTCCAGGGCGCTTTGAATATCAATTCCCTCTATTGATCCCGGCAGGCCGCCCTCCCCCCTGCCCTGTTCATGTCCGGACACCGGCAGGTCCCGGCGGCCGGGTTTTATCCATTTGACGAGTTCCGCAAGCAATGTCCCCGGATCTATGGGCTTGCTTACATAACCGTTCATGCCGGCGGCCATGCATTTTTCCCTTTCCCCGGACAGGGCATGGGCGGTAATGGCAATGACCGGCACGTCATCCAGTGCCCTGATTTTCCGGGTGGCCGTATAACCGTCCATTACCGGCATTTGAATGTCCATGAGCAGGGCATCATAAGGGATGCCCTTGGATAAGGCCCTGGTGATGCGGTCAAGGGCCTGGGCACCGTTTTCCGCAATATCAGTAAAAAAGGACTCCGCGGTCAGCAATTCCGCGACCACCTGCTGGTTGATCCGGTTATCCTCCACCACAAGGATTCTGGCCCCCCGTATATGGTCAAGCCCCTTGACCAGAGATGTCCTCTCTCTTTCCCCCGTATGTTTTTGTGTACCTCTCCCCAAACCCAGGGTGTCCATAATGACATCAAATAGCAGGCTCCTGGAAACCGGTTTGTTCAAAAAGCCGTCTAGTCCCATTGCCGTACATTCTTTTTTAAGGGACTCGCTGCCGTAGGCCGTGAGCATAAGAATTGCGGGGGTTCCGCATTTTTCAGGTTGGGCTTTAATCCTGCCCGCGGTTTCAAGTCCGTCCATTCCAGGCATTTTCCAGTCCATGAATATGAGTCTGTAAGGCCTGCCGGCCAGGTAGGCCTGCTTCAGTTGATCAATGGCAGCCCGGCCGGATTCCGCCTGAAAGACCTCAAAGGCAAAGGTTTTAAGATTACGGGCCAGGATTTTCCGTGCCGGTTCATTGTCGTCTGTCACCATTACCTTCATCTTTTTTAAGGCCTCAGGCAGTTCTTTTCTTTCCTTATCTTTTAGTGCCACTCCCAGTACGATGTAAAAATCAAAGCGGCTTCCTTCACCAAAACGGCTGTCAACGGTGATCCTGCCGTCCATCATCTCTACCAGGCGCCTGCAGATGACCAGGCCGAGCCCTGTGCCCCCGTGTTTTCTCGTGACAGACCCGTCCGCCTGGACAAAGGACTGAAACAGGCCCTTAACCTGTTTTCGGGTCATGCCCATGCCCGTATCCTGAACAGACACCG encodes:
- a CDS encoding coniferyl aldehyde dehydrogenase → MMTYSDAQMNASNVQTLFQAQRAACLDSPEIPRQKRMELLSTIETILLENDREICEAVSEDFGNRSVHETKILEITPSLMGLRYTRKRLKKWMKPQRRHVSLVFAGGKNRVIPQSKGVVGIVTPWNYPLFLALSPMTSALAAGNRVMVKQATNSQNLCRLLDRLFSEKISREYVSFVPGAGAGEFSSLPFDHIIFTGSPNVGKTVMKTAAASLTPVTLELGGKSPTIIADDFDLGLAVERIMFAKLMNAGQTCVAPDYLFVPKNKMDAFVARAKEVVRHRYPAMAVKDYTCIIDDRAFGRLSETLADARDKGAAIINLLDGPMADVETRKISPCLVTGMTDEMRIMQEEIFGPVLPVFCYDTIEEVMGYINDRERPLGLYLFTNDRHLADRVIAATRSGGVTINDCALHVAQHDIPFGGIGNSGMGHYHGYEGFVEFSKLRPVFRQSRVTLALTPPYGKTINRIYQAVKKMKWLS
- a CDS encoding FAD-dependent oxidoreductase — its product is MRTEKIDTIIIGAGLSGIYAASLLAAKQEKFIVLEARSRVGGRILCPAHKGFFADLGPSWYWPMINPRVSGLVKAMGLKAYPQFESGLCRFQAKDGHSETVAGCPMEPAGWRLEGGMISLIQGLCANLPADTVRLDHPVCEIQRQDSGLLVIVGRLDETPRCRLVADRIILALPPRLAARSILFTPDLSHGLSQAMLRASTWMAGHAKFFALYDKAKWRTSGLSGQGFSLCGPLGEIHDGSGMDNTPYGLTGFLGIPALRRRDKDAMVNAILSQLASVYGEEAGEPVSVYYKDWAKEEFTATEYDKRSAHNHPEFLPPSGKTSIWDKSLHFAGTETADEFGGYLEGALASAERAVHSFC
- a CDS encoding transporter substrate-binding domain-containing protein, whose amino-acid sequence is MMILAALPVFFALIPFMVPPALAGQPQVVTLQLSAPHQFQFAGYYTAKEKGFYRKAGLDVLILEGGPGADVAGAVAAGDADFGILGSERVFDQFASGPVDPARLNQYRPDGEKPVIMGFIYRHSSKGLTVDLLFSSARFLSLNQEKAAVFRRASLKGWQYTLTHTHEVIDLIMDTYQPDTSRSQMEKDAALFRSVIFPGLAGLGQLESRVIRSNGQTYMELDRSPMGEKGLLAGFIYHGAPPESVRVSLTPGEALWLKRHPRVRVANEMNWAPYNFNKYGKPKGLAIEYFQRMAEILGIEPVFIDGHTRAELLEMFKQKQIDIMPDFYRNTEREPFTLFTPPYTRARLSVFVRNDAQNALTLETLKGRKVGILKGDDYLPAARKRVPGLLLEEGEDELGLIRDLASGRLDAILGDPLHIFYLAQDNDIKNIALAFDFHTGDDQEVPASHHIGIRNDWPVLHRLVKKAMRLMDDDEIRALENKWGAGINRKVQLTPRELAYLRKHPVVRVSNELEWPPFDFAIGGQAQGFSIDLLRLMAKRIGVSLEFVNGYTWAQLLEMFQRRDIDVIHSLWKTPERAEIGLFTAPYFNSRNHFVIHRDSPGVKDVQDLYGKTVALPAGWVTKSFLEVHHPAVHILAVDNMDQAFEAVNKGEAHATIEIGAVARYHIKKNLLTDLRISERFTEFDRHSPKSLHILVRRDRPVLYQLFEKAMAAVTQEEMAELRTKWLGREEGDMKLDLLPGEYAYLDSRGPIRIAVDPDWMPFECINAKGEHEGMGADFVSLISNRIDKPFILEPTRTWLQSMTYGRERKCDVWPLAMATPERSRYMSFTVPLMTFPIVVATRAQEPFVESLDRILDKPLGVVKGYALGELLRSRYPGIGLVEANTVGHGLAMVRQGSLFGFLDSVPALAHQIRKMGGYDLKINGKFDIEWSLSMGVRKDDPQLLGILDKAVRSVTTEERQGIYNKWIAVKYEQNFDYSFIWKIFMGGILVFGAVFFWNRHLVAMNRKIQIADRFKSEFLANMSHEIRTPMNAIMGLTDLVLLTELTGRQRGFLEKIRVASASLLRLLNDILDFSKIEAGKLSLESIDFKLGEVLGDVEGLIGPRAREKGLSFDLEIENGVPEDLSGDPLRLGQVILNLADNAVKFTETGWVRITAGVETGARGLPKGRTRLRFAVTDTGIGMTSAQADNLFTSFVQADGTTTRKYGGTGLGLSICRRLVELMNGNIELKTECGRGSCFSFSCEFGVVQRQTDTAGTDPSHGAVMPEKMPFDTARLKKIRGARILLVEDNPINQEVAAELLKSQSFAVEIADTGEQAVEILTACSRRGREQGASNGFAAVLMDIQMPVMDGYTATRKIRELPGRSGQIPIITMTAHAMAGEKEKCLGAGMNDYLSKPINPDRLFSALVKWIEPLEGDETRDVHASAEAPEQDSDLPGDLPGIDISGGLARTGGNKMAYYRILTRFCHEQADALDGILNALETGDAETAARRVHTIKGVAGNIGAGELHTAASYLEEQIKAGMDKLPEASLSAFVNAFNEVMEPLGQLKVKTADKGAPVPLTGEAAQNRKQGMAQLIDAFMAEVELDLPRSVELWEAVACRLDSDVEKDLDRKVRTALDAYDSQEALENARLLSQHLGQSVSKG
- a CDS encoding diguanylate cyclase, with product MKNKHKLLIVDDAAENIDILISLLTADYKIGVARDGQRALATAGKTLPDLILLDIMMPGMDGYEVCRRLKANERTKDIPVIFITALSEPMDEAKAFSLGAVDYITKPFTPVTVKARVNTHISLKEKTDMLERMVSLDGLTGIYNRRKFDEILAKEWNRAARYEDPVALVMMDIDYFKTFNDRYGHAGGDECLKAIADCMNNCIERPGDRLCRYGGEEFAAVLPGTGIEGALRVAEKMRAAVYGLGIPHEASLVDSRVTISAGAASAIPGSPGQTPAHLLGLSDEMLYKSKGEGRNRISGAEG